From a region of the Drosophila virilis strain 15010-1051.87 chromosome 3, Dvir_AGI_RSII-ME, whole genome shotgun sequence genome:
- the pbl gene encoding protein ECT2 isoform X3 translates to MLHLPLAATSQLTCGKGCNIKNNLVTVRRQAWSYFAYAAQEAVQQAALCQVYEDFTEMSIMSKLPTRICLVGEAGKDADTLQAAESFGMPVIQSETGLDVINDMDWRTFYVLQDFEDEIFDTIHKQKECILGPPALKYAAEMKQTLGQNTRPIYNYAMRGVVTCFTGIRKKDELTKLVNLIHSMGGCIKKDLNTKTTHLICNHSGGEKYQYAKTFRLTVVRPAWVYAAWSARDSLEFEATQDSFTKAHRLKAFEGQKICFFGFPAEEHQHMVDVLLENGGVCAELDDPECSHVVVDEHTTVSKPEPKNHNTHILKSDWFWYTIQNGYANEMDYLFGDYLDSITNTPSTDRRDSLPISFNKRKRKRFSQRIQLEGTPLGTGKRRSSVSDAGLLSVSNSFFDCTTSPDKLENDKLLLHVEPEASEATPTKKSMRFNHFMDFFTTESNYVGILDTILNLFKNKLEELAETNDSLLNKSEIKSIFGNFLPIHEVHQSMLEHLRKLHANWREDCLIGDIIIQHRDELIKAYPPYVNFYEQMKEQLQYCDREYPRFHAFLKINQTKPECGRQSLQDLMIRPVQRLPSISLLLNDILKHTNGSNADHARLEEALKAIKQVTLHINEDKRRTESRMAIFDIFNDIDGCPAHLVSSNRSFISKCEVNELSDSLSGRGDSLLLYLFSDSIELCKRRSRGFNTAKSPSTAKTHKHIKLISLNTIRFVIDITDSPRAFGLLQRGDKEKLYTFSIIDEETDKLVYLKKLCMQIAAHTCRTDADKMMLSRTSLELEVDISDVNVSTLSKAFKLAAKTRLKVGRAFSFNKTPNKLKRAVSTMMTSPFGSTNSLTPASQLAQMRLASCTNINEVADEDCASMRSSSPSTQSELLVVPPLSVQPTRKNKAVVGRI, encoded by the exons ATGTTGCACTTGCCACTCGCAGCGACTTCGCAGCTCACCTGCGGCAAGGGCTGCAACATCAAGAACAATTTGGTCACGGTTCGTCGTCAGGCCTGGTCCTACTTCGCATACGCAGCTCAGGAGGCAGTTCAACAGGCTGCACTATGTCAAGTGTATGAGGACTTTACAG AAATGTCCATTATGTCAAAGCTGCCCACACGCATCTGCCTGGTGGGCGAGGCTGGCAAAGATGCGGACACGCTGCAGGCAGCCGAGAGCTTTGGCATGCCTGTCATCCAGTCGGAGACCGGCCTGGATGTTATCAATGATATGGATTGGCGCACTTTCTATGTGCTGCAGGACTTTGAGGACGAGATCTTCGACACAATACACAAACAAAAGGAATG CATTTTGGGTCCACCCGCTTTGAAGTATGCGGCAGAGATGAAACAGACACTGGGCCAGAACACGCGGCCCATTTACAACTATGCAATGCGTGGCGTGGTCACTTGCTTCACGGGCATACGCAAAAAGGATGAGCTG ACTAAACTGGTAAATCTCATACACTCCATGGGCGGTTGCATCAAGAAGGATTTAAATACAAAGACCACGCATCTGATATGCAATCACAGTGGTGGCGAAAAGTATCA ATACGCCAAAACCTTTCGCTTGACGGTGGTGCGTCCCGCTTGGGTTTATGCCGCTTGGTCAGCGCGCGATTCATTGGAGTTTGAGGCCACACAGGATAGCTTTACGAAGGCGCATCGCTTAAAGGCATTCGAAGGCCAGAAAATTTGCTTCTTTGGCTTTCCCGCTGAGGAGCATCAACACATGGTCGATGTGCTGTTAGAGAATGGCGGCGTTTGTGCCGAACTGGACGATCCGGAGTGCTCGCATGTC GTCGTGGACGAGCACACGACTGTGTCGAAGCCGGAGCCCAAGAACCATAATACGCACATTCTGAAATCGGACTGGTTCTGGTATACCATACAGAATGGCTATGCCAACGAGATGGATTATCTATTTGGCGAT tatttggATAGCATTACGAATACGCCAAGCACAGATCGTCGCGATTCGCTGCCGATTAGCTTTAACaagcggaaacggaagcgTTTCTCACAGCGCATCCAGTTGGAGGGCACACCCCTGGGCACGGGCAAGCGGCGATCTTCGGTATCGGATGCTGGTCTATTGTCCGTTTCGAATAGCTTCTTTGATTGCACCACCAGTCCCGATAAGCTGGAGAATGATAAGCTACTGCTGCATGTGGAGCCAGAAGCTAGCGAGGCCACGCCCACCAAGAAATCCATGCGATTTAATCACTTTATGGACTTCTTTACCACAGAGTCCAACTATGTGGGCATACTGGATACCATATTGAAT CTGTTCAAGAACAAACTGGAAGAGTTGGCCGAAACGAATGATTCGCTGCTGAATAAATCGGAGATCAAGTCAATCTTTGGCAACTTTCTGCCCATACACGAGGTGCATCAGAGCATGCTGGAACATTTGCGCAAACTGCATGCCAATTGGCGGGAGGATTGTCTCATTGGGGACATCATTATACAGCATCGCGATGAGCTGATCAAGGCCTATCCGCCATATGTTAATTTCTATGAGCAGATGAAGGAACAGCTGCAGTACTGTGATCGCGAATACCCACGCTTCCACGCCTTCCTCAAGATCAACCAAACCAAGCCAGAATGTGGACGTCAGAGCCTACAAGATCTAATGATCCGACCCGTGCAGCGTTTGCCAAGCATTAGCCTGCTGCTGAACGATATACTGAAGCATACGAACGGCAGCAATGCGGATCATGCGCGTCTCGAGGAGGCACTGAAAGCCATCAAGCAGGTGACGCTTCACATCAACGAGGACAAACGCCGCACCGAATCTCGCATGGCCATCTTTGATATATTCAACGATATCGATGGCTGTCCAGCGCACTTGGTTAGCTCCAATCGCAGTTTTATCTCCAAATGTGAGGTCAACGAGCTGTCCGATTCACTGAGTGGGCGTGGTGACAGCCTATTGCTTTACTTGTTCTCCGATTCCATAGAGCTGTGCAAGCGCCGCTCGCGGGGCTTCAACACGGCCAAATCGCCGAGCACGGCCAAAACGCATAAGCACATTAAACTGATATCGCTGAATACGATACGATTTGTCATTGATATTACGGACAGTCCGCGTGCCTTTGGCCTTCTGCAGCGTGGCGATAAGGAGAAACTCTACACGTTTAGCATCATTGACGAGGAAACGGATAAGCTGGTCTATCTTAAAAAGTTGTGCATGCAAATTGCCGCGCACACGTGTCGCACAGATGCT GACAAAATGATGCTGAGTCGCACTTCACTGGAACTCGAGGTGGACATCAGCGATGTAAATGTCAGCACGTTAAGCAAGGCCTTCAAATTAGCTGCAAAAACGCGCCTAAAG GTGGGACGCGCCTTTTCCTTTAACAAAACGCCCAACAAGCTGAAACGTGCGGTATCCACAATGATGACATCGCCGTTTGGCAGCACCAATTCGCTGACGCCCGCCTCGCAGCTGGCACAGATGCGTCTGGCCAGCTGCACCAATATTAAC